agccgaggcaagagaggcctgcagatccctggatgttgttctagggttctttgtgacttcttggaTGATTTTACGCGTTgctgttggagagattttggcaggacggccactcctgggaagattcactactgtcccaaactttctccatttggacaatatggctctgactgtggtttggtggagcccaagACCCTTAGAAATAGCAttataaccctttctagactgataggcatcaacagcttttttgatgtgcctgtagaacctgtgtgctgacaacttcactctgatggtaagggccaaagttagtcagatttatattgggcagtgcaggcctgattgttaaccaacgtattcaaacagctgaccctaattttccctttaattgggttcatttgtttgattaccttgtacaccaaacaaatgaaagaagcatcaaaccttggtgttatttttttctgttagactctatatattactacaacccacaaatagatctgaccaaattcaatgtgaaaaatgtgcaaaaatgcagaaaatcagatagggggcaaatactttttcacagtactgtgtgtgtgtgtatatatatatatatatatatatatatatatatatatatatatatatatatatatatatatatatatatatatatatatatatatatatatatatatatatatatatatatatatatatatatatatatatatatatatatatatatatatatatatatatatatatatatatatatatatatatatatatatatatatatatatatatatattatatataagtctTCCCTCAATTGGTTCCTGTATCGCTAGGAGCATATACCCCATGTACCACTGCATGTCCACTGGAGACAGAGACATGTAGTTCAGAGAGACAGAAAACTACATCTCAGTTGGGTATAACAAATTAGTTAACTATACAGCTGGTTATTATAACAATTTCATTGAATACAACTGCTTGTAAGTGCAgataggtgctgtattaacaccagcagaatacattaACCCCAGATTCACGCAACAGTTGTGACGGTCACCAGATATGAGTGAgtattgtgtaaaaatgtagtaGTACTAAATGTTTCACATGTTACAGCTGTACACAGAGGTGCAGTCACCAATTCTAGACACAACTCTTGCAAAATTGtgaaacagtacacagtataaataactgTACCGGTAGTAGAAATAGACATAAAAcgatttcttttgaaaatccccctgTTCACGAtgtaaaaatcagtgttgtagaacGTACCAGTGTCTACGTGGGTAACTGTCAACATCAGAACTATttatagttttactttttaaaagttatttattttttcttttagcaccaaagtaaaaaaaaaaaaaaaatacttgtgcgCTTTCCAAATCAAAATCTTAATAATTCTCAGAAGCTTCCTTGAAATTTGTCATGGTTTAGGTGATCCTCATGTAAATAAGAATGTTTGCTGATCTGCTCTCTGTTCTGACATAAAACCCTGTTCTGCTGGTACACAACAGCTACCTGGAGCCCTTCTGGGAGATAAATaaattacctatatatatatatatatatatatatatatatatatatatagatatatatatatatatatatatatttttaatatatatataaaatataaataaaaaaaatgtattagcagtggaaccatttttacacgTTGCACTACATAAAACTACTTCGTAATATAAATGAAATTATTGCATAGGGATGAAAAGGGGAAATGTTGTCTTTACATCTTGTTTTAGaaaaacactgcagttactgtttgcgttttattaaaatgtcctgcatagtttttctcttgattggttgttactctgactggttatggatttaaacaacattttatttttatttgatccccaactggtacaaatcaactcgaataatgtaaaaaaaaaccaaaaaaaacacacaacagtttaatatatttaattactacactgatgtaatcaatttaatatgcatactagtttttaaatgttacttgcAATGTTACACAGCTCCATCTGTATTACTGCTGGgttttttaccctttcataatGTCGATGAATCAGtgcatctgcttttttggagaacgatatatCGACAGTGAAAAACTGGGCATCGCCCCTGCCTTAAATTCAACGGGAGCTGGTGATTGTAGGCGGAACTACAGGATAGCTTTGAACTCTGGACTGGTTTGAACtctttaataacaataattcagTAAGGGAaacaataatatgaataatatccAATAGGATGTCAACAGCATATGTTATAATATCTGTCTCTGTTCCTCTGTGGGTTGCTCTTGAATAATATTATTTACCTGGTTATTTTGTTCCATCTCTGAGTCTGAGTGACACTAATCTTTGATTTTGTTGTTGGGTGGTTGCGAATTTCCAAAACGAGCTCTTTGTTACCTGGCTGAAAGCACTGCACATTACATTTTCCCATCGACTCCAGGACTGATctggcattttcatttttttgcagtCAGAAATGTGAAAGAGTTGAAAGAACTGTTATCACTGAATCGACAGCAATTTGGAAGTGACTTGTTTCCTCTGCAAGCCTCCGGTGACGTTCTGAGCACCTGGCCTGACATTCTTCAATCGGAGGATTATGCTAAAGTCAAATCTGTTAGTGCCAAGCTGTTGTCTGTGTTCGGGTCAACTTACCTCTGTGAAGCCATGTTTTCAACAGTGAAAGGTCTTAAATCAAAATTTATGAGCAGACTTAGTGAAGTAAATCTGGAGGCacagctgtgctgtgcagtgagcaACTCGCTGACTCTCAATTTCCAGTTACTGATGCAGAATAAGAACTCTCAGATTTCACATTGATTAGTACAGAACATATTTTCCAGTACTTCATTTCCCAGACACTGGaaacgttttgtttttcattctgtacAGACTTTTTTGAATAAAGTGCTGTTACTGTTGAATGTTAAACTGTACATATCTTTTGTTCAGTTATGTTAGAAAACCtttccagttatttattttttgctaatagAGTATTGTACACTTTtagtgtgtgtgattatatatatatatatatatatatatatatatatatatatatatacacacacacacacacacacacacacacacacacacacacacagtaccagtcaaaagtttgagtgcacctgcttgaaaccaggtttttcatgattatctatacttttaactatataaacttgtctataaacacttaatatttcattatatgataagtgtacttatataagctgataatcataagtgaattgcattcaatttaatttttaaatgaaaatgtaaatcttgtcaatttcaatgaaatggccacccaaagcaaggggatttcagtctgaagcccaagtcagttaaaagtttgaaatgtgtagaacactggcctaagtataaaagtgtctttgatAGATGTTCacagagttaactagcatgttacctaattaaccttttgtcaccaattattgttaacaggtgagggtccatgattactacaaatataggtagcataggcacaagtttgtttGTCACAAGTTATGGCAaaacgctcagttaagcaaagaagacagtctgtaattcctttaagaaatgaaggtcaatctttaagacaaatcgcaagaactttgtaGGTATCTGTaactgtggccaagaccatcaaacgatttgaagaaactggcactcatgaggaccgaacaaggtcaggcaggccaagggtgacctcagaatcagagaacaagttcattcgtgtcacaagtctgcaaaccggtgattaactgcccctgaaatacaagctcagctaaatgctactagaagtacagatgtttcaacatcaactgttcagaggagattgtgtgaggctggcctaactggaagaattgctgcaaagaaaacattgttaagagtgcagaataagagggccaaaaaacacaaactggacatttgaggagtggaagttggtcttacgGACCagtgagtcaaaattttaaatatttaagtatttgtaagacacagagagagtgagcgcatgagttctgcaagtgtggttcccactgtcaagcatggaggaggcagtggcatggtctggggttgctttgctggtgacagagttggtgatctttaccaagtccatggcaagctcaatcagtatggctatcatagcatacttcagaggcatgccattccatcaggattatggctggttgggcagtccttcattcttcagcaagataatgaaccgaaacacacctcaaagttgtgcaagaactatctggcggaaagtgaaggacaactcaatctaatgacctggcctgcccagtctccagacctcaatcccatagaacctgtatgggatgaactggacagaagagtcaaagcaaagccaCCCACAAGTGccttacatctctgggaattcctgcagaagagctgggaagacatgttggatgatttcctgctgaaacttgttaattgaatgcctcgtgtttgtgaggatTTTATTAAGGCAAacggtggctattttgaggaatccagaGATTTgaagacaattttcagttttcttgaacattgctttgatactccttatgttttgttttgtatattgtaacatgtgttttcattttcaagtatttacagaaacgtatacgacgtaaaacattgtcaattatgaaaaaaacctagtttctagcaagtgtactcaaacttttgactggtactgtatatgtgtgtgtgtgtgtgtgtgtgtgtgtgtgtgtgtatatatatatatatatatatatatatatatatatatatatatatatatatttatattttatatatattatatatatatatttttttcatatcttttcatttctgtttatgtgtttgaatcaaaacattggaggtatttataggtttttgacagcatgacaactacttgttattgtttatattcaaatctatgatttattcttacatgatttaatggtgttctatatattgtgacttcatttttatttctatcttttaaatctgtattaattttaattaacaatatattaatataagtttatataaaataatatcatgcaatgctggctctgaggatcagtcTTGATTTGGCccccccagcgcatcagcatacacaacttttgaattaattttgtttgtttatttaaattttatatatttgttagaTGTAAtaagttcattcttttctgttgagacctgctggcataatcatgttcagtctatttacccatttactttcttttgttcttttgtataTGGTTCATTGTCTAATTTTATCTGTTCTGCTACGactactacaaactttacatcatttatgtcctgtccttgactggtgaagtgctgtactatgggctagttctttttttgttctaattAATGAAAAGTGATTCTAaaatcttttatataaagttgttccagtctctccaacgtattttatttcatcatatttttcacaggctattccatgaACAACAATGCTGTTTTTGCAGTAGGTaatagtttttagtggatatgtggtgttcttatgtttaattttactttttgtctatgtatttacaaactttacatatactagtgcaagtatttgtagaacctattctgtcaattagtcttatatgtttactgtgaactaaaatgtCACCTAAATCACCTTTTGAAAGCTACAACTAATACATTAGTTCATTCTTTCCTGTTATATCAGCAGAAGAGACAGTGAAAGAtgttctttgctttgctttgtacaCTGTGAAGGCAGCGCCCAATGCAATCCAGAGTGCTCTACCGCCAGGGGAAATTGACATCAACCTGCTTTGGTCAGCGATAGCTGACCGTCTTCCAAAAAAAGACATTAGCTTTCATTTAcataaatgcagtaacaaatacagctgatGTTGATCTCAGGAGCATGTTGTATAATCTTGTCCTGTCCGATCAGAGGTGTTCTTTTTTGGAAGATAAAGAAAGAGCTGGttttcctttatttcaatcttggaatctagaaaaattatgtttttttaaaaaccaaaaaaaaaaaaaaaaaaagatccattgttttctatttttttttttttttttttttttttcttatgctacTGTTTTGATATCCAGTATGAAGGAACCCAATTCAGCTTCACAATACTTTGGTAATTTTAGTTTGTGTATACTTGTACAGAGATACTGCATAATTGTGCAGAATTCCATGtggtgtaattatatatatatatatatagatatatacacagtatatataaagtatttgccccctgtctgtctgattttcacatttttgcatatttttgacactgattgttatcagatcttcaaccaaagtcTAATTCTTCATGCAGAACTGGTTCAACCCAGTGACGTTTGTGGGTTTTTccagcataaactgctcgtttcaggtcctggcacaacatctcaatggggtttaggtctggactttgactaggccattccaaaactttaaattttaaatatatatatatatatatatatatatatatatatatatatatatatatatatatatatatatatatatatatatatatatatatataaattatatataatatatatattgtataatgtgaaacaaaacttttgttgaagctgacaccgtggAGTGTGGCAACGTCAAGAAGTTCTGCTGTGACTCTGACTTCTTAAGCTAACTAACCACCAAACTGATTGTTCGGATTGCTGACTGGCGATTAATGGTTTTCGCTTCGTAAACTCTCTGAACAAAAGTAAAATTGTCTGTTGGCGGCCCATACACCTTTCAGCCAGCTGCCCTGGTGACCCGTGGTCATATTTTGGTTAGTGACCACTGACTTAAAGCATACTGTGAACAACTTTATTGTGTGTATCTGTACTGTAGATCATTAGTTTTCCTGACTTTTTTCTAACTTTTAACTAAACTGATGAAGCCTATTTTTCATGCCACCACACAGTATCACTGTCCAGCAGTAATTAGCATAATGTTATACAAGGGAGTAAATGTGGTGGCAGGTAAAGTTCACATCACCAGAGGCAACATAAAAATAATGTCCGGGAGGGTAATGGGTAGCTGGTTGTTTTGAGACTCACTTCACATTCTCCTCTGGTTCTTCATCCCTGTCTTGGACTAAGCCAACCGTCTTCAAAATTGCACCACAATTTGTGTCTGTTAACTTCCAAGGTTGGGTTTAAATGCTTATTCTCTGTTTTTGAACCTTGCAGATGTTGTTAATCAGCGTGTGACTTTTCTGCCTTTGGAGGAAGATATTGAGGGGCACGCTGTTCTTAAGAGAAGCAATATTTACCAAATCCAACTTGAACAAGTAAACAGTGAAGAATGGTGAGTTATGCATGTGCTTTTATCTAAATCTATGTGGACTTTACAAAGGGATGATGATGTTTAACTTTTTGACCACACCATGTTTGAATGTACACACAGTGGTTTATTGTCATGGTAATCTACTTTTTCATAAGGCTGATCTTGGTTTCTGTTTAAAGCCGTGGTGGGGCACACTTGTTTAcctcacttttattattattattattattattattattattattattattattattattattattatacagtatcaGTACTGTTTCTTATTTTACTTGTGAATTAGTGTAAAAGTGAGACACCCTTCGGGTAAATATGGGACTAAATCCTCAGATATGAAGACGGGTGGTAGTGAACAGGGAAAAAAGGCTACCCATTCTTTATATGAGATGGTGTCTATACATATAATCTAATATGATAAATATGGAAAACATTACTCGCTTATCCCTTTCTGCAAGGCGAGTTGACATGTTCAGTTCCAGTAACTTGGTGAATAAGCCTTATCCTTcagcagggggcagcagagaGCTGAATCCTTTGCACTCTCCAAAGATTGGTTTGCTGGTAAAAGCATGAAATGAGGTGCCTCTGGAGTCTGTAGCAGCTCAATCCAGAGCAGTTAGTCAGGATGATCTTCAGATTGACTGGATAGCCGATAAATCAGGAAAATTTCTATAGGCGATGAGAACAGATTTAAATGTTGGTAATATCTACATGCACACCTTATAGTATAATGTTTCATTTCTGATATCAATGtacaatgtataataaaatagGACAGCAATGGGGAGGGCAGTGCAGTTGCTCTTAAATGTGTTATTGCAAGATTCATGTTCTGCTTGTAATACCAATTTAACACAAGTTTGGCATGTTGAAttgattaaaccttttttttttttttttatgcttgatACCCCTCCAGTTGAAGTAAAATTCATGTCTCTTGTCAgctcatttaataaatacaaaacagtcaTCATCTTTGTTTAATGCAGAACTACAGAAGggaatatttataaataagtttATCTCAAATAACACCAGCAAATCTTATTATGTACATCTGCAAATTAGGCAGTGCTTTCACTTATTGAAGAGCCATTGTGTGTGTCTGATTTGACCTTGAGGCTAACTGTGATTAACACAGCCCCAGCTATTGGTTAATActcgcacacaaacacactctgaGCAACCTAATCAGATGGGTTGCCAAGGAAATTTGTTCTGCACTAGAAGAATGATAAAGTgttaatgaacatttttgttaattagtACACACATCTTTTAGGAATCCTACAATGTTGTACTGTATGGATAGCAGGTCATTTGATAGCATGAACAGTCATTATAAGGTTAGCTTTCTTTTTCTGATATACTTTAATTGAAGGAAAGcacggtctttttttttttttttttttttttttttttttttttttaaggtctatTTCTATTTCAACACTGTGCTCAGAAGGCTGGGATTCGGATGGGGTAATTTACCCTAAACTTGCATGGCTGAGCACAGAACTGCTATCCAAGCTAGCAAAGTGGTCCACAGAAAACAAGAAGAGTGAATTTAAAAGCACGCTTTCACTTATTGCAGTGGAAAAGTACAGCCACTTATATCAGCAGCTGAAggaaaaatacaaagaaatggtCAAAGTAAGTGAATATTAAATGATTTCTAAAGCAAGTTTCtgcatgttagattttttttatagttggtgacttcagataaatatatatgtaaagaaAATATGTATAGTGTAAATGTGTTGACGCTACTGGTTAAGTGTTATAAAGACAATTTTAACATCAGTGTCAAAATCAGTATTCCGATTCAGAGCTGCCTGTAGGGGAAAAAGCGTTCCTTCTAGCTAAACTCATCAGAGgtttaacagaaaatgaaataccTGGAGTTCAAAAAGTCACTGACAGAGCTCCTGCTAACATTGTTTGTAGATGTCATTTGTCATATTCATTTTATTCTGTCTTAGGTCTGGCCTGAAGTCACTGACCCTGAAAAATTTGTATATGAGGATGTTGCCATTGCAACATATTTACTGGTACAGTATGCGTTAATAAACAAATGCAGTGGATTCCTGTAATGTAATTGTGGAAATTGCGATTTAGGTAGTACAGACTGTTACTGTATGTGGAATGATTTCAGCAGTTTGAAACATTAACTACATTACAGACTCTGTGATATTTGGTTCAGATAACAGTACTTTTTGGTATTGGGAGGTTTAAAATCAATGTGTAGGAAATGTTTGATATTTAGTATTTTGTTAACTGACCTTTTAATAAAGATCCAGTATCAAAGTTTAAACTTCACAGTGctgtacatgcattctttttcagtTGTAAACAATTTCACCTTACCTGAAAACATGTCCGGGCTGTGATTCCCATTTTAGAGAGACCTGCCTCCTTGTTGGGTTATCTGAGCAAAGCCTtcgcatttattttatttttattttttttaagacttgCATTACATTATTTATGACAGGGTAATATGCTAATCTTTAAGCTAAAAAAGGGGTAATATGCTATTTTAGTTATATATAATTACTAGTGGAATAAACCACTACCAAATTTTGTTACCTACTTTCCAGAcaggtagcaaatcctcactaCTGTCTTAAAAAGCTATCTCTGCTATCTCTAGCTCTGCTAGCTCTCTCTtgtgctttctctctctctctttttagaTCTGTAAGTCCTAAACTTAGCACAGACCTACATTATTTCTATAGATAAGTTTAATTACTCCATTATAAAAGCACTGTAATGTTCATTGAACTAAACTACATTAGGTTGGATGAACACTTGGAGCCCCCTGCATTATTTCTATGTTTTGGGTGACATTCAGTCCAACTGTCTCCTCTTCTCTAGGTAATGTGGGAGGAGGAGCGCAAAGAAAAAGATTTAGCTGAAAAGCAATCCTTTGTGGACCTGGGATGTGGAAACGGTCTTCTAGTTCATATTTTAAGCAATGAAGGGGTATGTTGGATTTTTATCTGCCTGGATTATGTGCATGTACACACACAACTTGTATTATGCGACTGTTTTGAAGACAGGAGATGGTTTATGAGTTTgcctatgtgtatgtgtgtatctatGTATGATGTTTGTCATTGTGTAGGCtactgttaaaataatatatgaaATTGGAGTAAAGCCTAAATATTCCTCATAATTTGCTGCATTCAGTGATACAGaccttttaaagtaattgtatctaTCAAagtagttccatacattttctccacCATGTGCATCTATCCACTGTGTTGATCTGAAATGTGCGGTTTTAAAGGAAACATGGAAAGACAGTCATGATAAATTACAGACTTTCTGGAAGGTAAGGCAAGCAAATTGAGTACTGTCTTTAACCTGGTGTAGTACTAGAAgtcgtgttttaaaatgaaaatgcacatttgagaccaatagTGAATGAAAGTGTATATGAAACCACTTTAATCTTATACTTGCAAGTTAATacacttgtgatttttttttaagcatcctGGAAGAGGCATTGATGTGAGGAAAAGAAAGATCTGGGATATGTATGGGCCGCAAACACACCTGGAGGTAAGGTGTTTAATGGAGTCgtttcagcattttttaaactTGACTATGATTTGAAGATGAATTATTTGTATGCTGTGATGCTTGGTTGGTAGCCAAGTCCAAGCCAAGCGCAGTCCATTCTCTAGGGACACATGTCTTCAAAATGTAGTGTTCAATTACTGTATCTAAGATAGTGAGCATGAGAAATCAAATATGCAGATTTAGTTGAGATTTTGAGAgttgttattttaaagcatttacctCCCACATGATGTTTTGAACAGTTTAGGAATATAAAGATAGGGGACAATATAAAAGCAGCTTTTTGTCTTAAGTATTTTTAGAAGTactaaatttaattatttaacaccAGCATTACTGTCTGGTGTGATGTATGTGGAACGTGCGTATTTGTttcatatgtgtttttattattcttcatAAGGAATGTGCAATTACCCCAAATGAGAACTTCTTATTCCCAGATGTTGATTGGTTGATTGGAAACCACTCGGATGAACTTACTCCATGGATACCAGTAATGTCCTCTAGGTACGTGATCTCATTAAACTGTGTTATAAGAATGGTATTACGCAGGTCAATTCTATTTCTGATGTAGTTATTTCAGGCCTTGGTTACCCAGTAAGAAGAGTTTCCTTCTTCAGACCAGCTCTGAAGGTTCATGCGTGATATAACATTCATTGGTTTAAAAACTGGGAAAGTGCAAAGATAAACCcagttattacatttaaaaagtattttagaacataagaaaggttacaaacaagagaaggccattttgcccatcttgttcgtttggttacAGAATCTCATCAgttagcttcttgaaggatcccagggtgtcagcttcgacagcattactggggagttggttccagactcccacaattctcttttttaaaaaaaaaaaaaaaaaaaagtgcctcctattttctgttctgaacgcccttttatctaatctccatttgtgacctctggtccttgtttcttttttcaggttgaaaaactTAACCCATTCAACTCATAACCTAGGTCTGCACAAGCTGGAGAGAAACATGCTAAGCTGCCCTTGCCCCATTAAAAATTTAAATTGAGACTTGGATTATGCTAAATGTTTAATTTGGTTAAATTTATAATCGTGTCTGTCAGTAAAGCAGCCTGtcttcctgtgtgtgtttcctcagCAGCGCTGGATATGCATAAGGAATGAGAAATCCATGTTCATTGACGGTGTTTAGTATCATCAGTTCACCAACATTGGTGCTGTCCAGTAATAACATACATGTCAATATTTTTCCATTTCAGGTCTTCTTATTCCTGCCGGTTCTTTGTGTtgccttgttgtttttttgatttcATTGGAAAGTACAATCGAAGACAATGTAAGAAGACCCAATACAGGGGATATATAGATTTTATTGCTGAAGTGGCCTCTGCCTGTGGATTTGATGTGGAAGAGGACTGTCTGAGGATTCCTTCAACAAAACGGGTaattatctatttattattatttttgttactgtttttttttttttaaagaaagaaagaagatacTTGATAATGACCACTACTGACAGTGGTTCTTTATGGTGCTTAGTTTtgattttcagtaaaataaatcttattgaaattgctagaaatgtgttttccAGTAGCTTAGTAGTACTTAGAAATTGCAGATATGCCTATTTGATTGACAAATGACattgtttagtttcattttctttctcatGTATAGAGGGCTAAACTGTTGCAGAAACTAGAAACAGGAATTATTTGtgtgtaaaattgaacatgattgtgaatttgcttttttttttgtatttttttttttttttttaaggtatgcCTTGTAGGTAAGACTAGAACATATGACTCCTCATGTGAAGCCCAAATAGATGAACAAAGAATACAACTTATTAAGAACAGACAGGTCTGCAGTGGAATAAACGGTCAAACAACTGACTCCAAACTGGTCACAGATTGCTCACTAGGTCATAATGCAGAAAACTCTAGTGATGCTCTTAACGGCGTTGAAAGAGTACAGGAAGCAAGCTTTGAACCTGAAACCCAAACGTGTGCCAGCAGGAACTGGGCTGCTGGATTTCAACCCAGAGAGAAGGAGATACATGTCAGGAACTG
The sequence above is a segment of the Polyodon spathula isolate WHYD16114869_AA chromosome 2, ASM1765450v1, whole genome shotgun sequence genome. Coding sequences within it:
- the trmt44 gene encoding probable tRNA (uracil-O(2)-)-methyltransferase, encoding MAKLSEITFKDQGMASADGFWSAVDVWIHKPHVVNKRLCAAKTEEKREVDVSELGQLLSGYWYDDIKELNSVLNYLNEKHDVCLSQPAEEPRCFILRSLIPKVNPDGVPFKREMVVKDVVNQRVTFLPLEEDIEGHAVLKRSNIYQIQLEQVNSEEWSISISTLCSEGWDSDGVIYPKLAWLSTELLSKLAKWSTENKKSEFKSTLSLIAVEKYSHLYQQLKEKYKEMVKVWPEVTDPEKFVYEDVAIATYLLVMWEEERKEKDLAEKQSFVDLGCGNGLLVHILSNEGHPGRGIDVRKRKIWDMYGPQTHLEECAITPNENFLFPDVDWLIGNHSDELTPWIPVMSSRSSYSCRFFVLPCCFFDFIGKYNRRQCKKTQYRGYIDFIAEVASACGFDVEEDCLRIPSTKRVCLVGKTRTYDSSCEAQIDEQRIQLIKNRQVCSGINGQTTDSKLVTDCSLGHNAENSSDALNGVERVQEASFEPETQTCASRNWAAGFQPREKEIHVRNCASLPRNFIDRVVLQVANALLDLNKGVVRGCVEGCNIWNRGGSLSVREVAELLDKETLQNLKNECGGIQTLLKNNHQVFRVLCGMVRIRDWREETGGRKAKPDPKRKLSSEVLKTRLCWFFVNHPDGCPITSESCLFAHGPEELRPSAFKSKKQK